A DNA window from Fibrobacterota bacterium contains the following coding sequences:
- a CDS encoding LEA type 2 family protein: MRAKSLFVPPSLSALCALLLAGCFHLGQGVKSCRYHFRSLDFAGMDTEATHWKLRLDVVNPNPREVTLTRMRFSLLHEADTLLSGLNPEQRVVPAGDSLPVETTLDLPNAVFQRLPAGIWTQSDARFRIVADAYLHTWMGDWMVAKAIDQTVHVDMTKQTARLRDLLMQKLFSWPQHLREGGIPGPDTNEPAPALPPPGADETL; the protein is encoded by the coding sequence ATGCGCGCCAAATCCCTTTTCGTCCCGCCCTCCCTTTCCGCCCTCTGCGCCCTGCTCCTCGCCGGATGCTTCCATCTCGGGCAAGGCGTCAAATCCTGCCGCTATCATTTCCGGAGCCTGGACTTCGCGGGCATGGATACCGAAGCTACGCATTGGAAGCTGCGCTTGGACGTCGTCAACCCCAATCCCCGCGAGGTCACCCTTACGCGCATGCGGTTTTCCCTGTTGCACGAAGCGGATACCCTGCTTTCGGGTTTGAATCCCGAACAACGCGTCGTACCCGCGGGCGATTCCCTGCCCGTCGAGACCACCTTGGATCTCCCCAATGCCGTATTCCAACGCTTGCCGGCTGGGATCTGGACGCAAAGCGACGCCCGTTTCCGGATCGTGGCCGACGCTTATTTGCATACCTGGATGGGCGATTGGATGGTGGCCAAGGCCATCGATCAAACCGTACACGTGGACATGACCAAGCAAACCGCCCGGCTCCGGGATTTGCTGATGCAGAAGTTGTTCTCGTGGCCGCAGCATTTGCGCGAGGGCGGCATCCCCGGCCCCGACACCAACGAGCCGGCTCCGGCCTTGCCCCCGCCGGGCGCCGACGAAACGCTGTAG
- a CDS encoding BrxA/BrxB family bacilliredoxin — protein sequence MYDEMMVAPMRAELTDLGIKETRTASEVDQVLKEGQGTVLVVVNSVCGCAAANARPAVNIAMQHSKLPEKSITVFAGNDAEATARARSYFVGYQPSSPQIALIKDGEVAFMLERHNIAGRSAEDIAAELTEAFDQHC from the coding sequence ATGTACGATGAAATGATGGTGGCCCCCATGCGGGCCGAGCTGACGGATTTGGGAATCAAGGAAACCCGCACGGCTTCCGAAGTCGATCAGGTCCTGAAGGAAGGCCAAGGCACGGTCCTGGTGGTGGTCAATTCCGTCTGCGGCTGCGCCGCCGCCAACGCCCGCCCGGCCGTGAACATCGCCATGCAGCATTCCAAGTTGCCGGAGAAATCCATCACCGTATTCGCCGGCAACGATGCCGAGGCCACCGCCCGCGCCCGTTCCTACTTCGTGGGCTATCAGCCTTCGTCCCCCCAGATCGCCTTGATCAAGGACGGCGAGGTCGCCTTCATGCTGGAACGCCATAACATCGCGGGCCGCAGCGCGGAGGATATCGCCGCCGAATTGACGGAAGCCTTCGATCAACATTGCTGA
- the trmFO gene encoding methylenetetrahydrofolate--tRNA-(uracil(54)-C(5))-methyltransferase (FADH(2)-oxidizing) TrmFO — MMVRVIGGGLAGCEASLQLADSGVDVELWEMRPRVSTPAHKTGNLAELVCSNSFKGLALTSAHGLFKAELRRMGSRLIALAETARVPAGESLAIDREVFSAAVEGAIAAHPRIRLVREEAIHLDPAQPTLVATGPLSSQNLTQALFALIGSERLYFFDSIAPVVEIDSLDLEQTFAKNRWDKGQEPDFLNCPLDKETYFAFVEALCQADSVEPKPFEKGQLFEGCLPVEEMARRGKETLRYGPMRPIGLRDPRSGKTPFAVIQLRAENRQRSLYNLVGFQTRLKWGTQKALFSLVPALKDAAFARFGAMHRNTFLNAPQVLEQSLRIKGTRIFCAGQLTGAEGYTEAIGTGMFAASQMLADFRGEPLVWPEATCLGALTRHLTDPNPDYQPMNFNFGLLPRAETAHKKDRKAAQIAECQSAWERFSPFPDRVAASAPPVLAI, encoded by the coding sequence ATGATGGTGCGCGTGATCGGCGGCGGATTGGCCGGATGCGAAGCGAGCTTGCAGCTTGCCGATTCCGGCGTGGACGTGGAGTTGTGGGAAATGCGTCCCCGGGTCTCCACGCCCGCCCATAAGACCGGCAACCTGGCCGAACTGGTTTGCTCCAACTCCTTCAAGGGCCTGGCACTGACGTCCGCCCATGGGCTCTTCAAGGCCGAGCTCAGGCGCATGGGCTCGCGCCTCATCGCCCTCGCGGAAACCGCCCGCGTGCCCGCGGGGGAAAGCCTAGCCATCGATCGCGAAGTCTTCTCGGCCGCGGTGGAAGGCGCCATCGCCGCCCATCCCCGCATCCGCCTGGTGAGGGAGGAGGCGATTCACCTCGATCCGGCCCAGCCCACCTTGGTGGCCACCGGTCCCCTCAGCTCGCAAAACCTCACCCAGGCCCTATTCGCATTGATCGGATCGGAGCGGTTGTACTTCTTCGATTCCATCGCCCCCGTGGTCGAGATCGATAGCCTGGATCTTGAGCAAACCTTCGCGAAGAACCGGTGGGATAAGGGCCAGGAGCCCGACTTCCTGAACTGCCCCTTGGATAAGGAAACCTATTTCGCTTTCGTGGAGGCGCTCTGCCAGGCGGATTCCGTGGAGCCCAAGCCCTTCGAGAAGGGACAGCTTTTCGAAGGCTGTCTGCCGGTGGAGGAGATGGCCCGCCGCGGGAAGGAAACCTTGCGCTACGGGCCCATGCGGCCGATCGGCTTGCGCGATCCGCGTTCCGGCAAAACGCCCTTCGCGGTGATCCAATTGCGCGCGGAGAACCGCCAGCGCAGCCTGTACAACCTGGTGGGTTTCCAGACCCGGCTCAAATGGGGCACCCAGAAAGCCCTCTTCTCGTTGGTGCCGGCTCTGAAAGACGCCGCCTTCGCGCGCTTCGGCGCCATGCATCGCAATACTTTCCTGAACGCGCCCCAGGTGCTGGAGCAATCCTTGCGAATCAAGGGAACACGCATCTTCTGCGCCGGCCAATTGACCGGGGCGGAAGGCTACACCGAAGCCATCGGCACCGGGATGTTCGCCGCCTCCCAGATGCTGGCCGATTTCCGCGGGGAGCCCCTCGTTTGGCCCGAGGCCACCTGCCTCGGGGCCCTGACGCGGCATCTTACCGATCCCAATCCCGATTACCAGCCCATGAACTTCAACTTCGGCTTGTTGCCGCGGGCCGAAACGGCGCATAAGAAGGATCGCAAGGCCGCGCAGATCGCCGAATGCCAGTCGGCATGGGAGCGATTCTCGCCTTTCCCCGATCGGGTCGCGGCCTCCGCGCCACCGGTTTTAGCCATTTGA
- the purH gene encoding bifunctional phosphoribosylaminoimidazolecarboxamide formyltransferase/IMP cyclohydrolase has protein sequence MTSPDRNEGRQAVRKTALLSVSDKSGLLEFAQGLHGLGVRILSTGGTLKFLKENGIPVVAVSDYTGSPEILDGRVKTLHPKIHGGLLGVRDNEEHKRQMQANGIEPIDIVAVNLYPFRETVAKPDVKLEEAIENIDIGGPAMLRSSAKNYRFVTVVCDPADYTRVLNELKAEGETSPATREALALKVFRHTADYDSAIDEYLSATLAKSPSLRLSFVEGRALRYGENDHQKAMFFLEKDARTGKEPNIGSARQLHGKELSYNNLVDADAALESARELHAEPAVTIIKHMNPCGYATGKTLAEAFEAAWEGDPVSAFGSVIAVTRTVDLATAEKLKGRFVELLIAPGFAPDALDFLQKKSKDIRLLDIGRLEPAHDRKVYKHILGGMLVQDRDVELNRKWEQPTKSKLPESMQALALFTWKACKHVKSNAIVIGHEYAPGRYTLVGMGPGQPNRIDSNLKLCQPRARENLKREAERLGREPDAYVKEALAKCVMASDAFFPFDDNVVAAHEGGILHIVQPGGSLRDTDVIATADRLGVSLTFTGTRHFRH, from the coding sequence GTGACCAGTCCCGATCGCAACGAGGGGCGACAAGCCGTCCGCAAGACCGCCCTCCTCAGCGTCTCCGATAAAAGCGGGTTGCTGGAATTCGCCCAAGGCCTGCATGGCCTGGGCGTTCGCATCCTGAGCACCGGAGGGACGCTGAAGTTCCTGAAGGAAAACGGGATTCCCGTGGTCGCCGTTTCCGATTACACAGGTTCCCCCGAGATCCTGGACGGCCGGGTGAAAACCTTGCATCCTAAGATCCACGGCGGGCTCTTGGGTGTGCGGGATAACGAAGAGCATAAGCGGCAGATGCAGGCCAACGGCATCGAGCCCATCGATATCGTAGCGGTGAACCTCTACCCCTTCCGCGAAACCGTGGCCAAGCCGGACGTGAAGTTGGAAGAGGCCATCGAGAACATCGACATCGGGGGGCCGGCCATGCTCCGCTCCTCGGCCAAGAACTACCGCTTCGTCACCGTGGTCTGCGACCCGGCCGATTATACCCGGGTCCTGAACGAACTCAAGGCGGAAGGGGAAACCTCGCCCGCCACGCGGGAGGCGCTGGCCCTCAAGGTCTTCCGCCACACCGCCGACTACGATTCCGCCATCGACGAATACCTGTCGGCGACCTTGGCCAAATCGCCCTCCTTACGGTTGTCCTTCGTGGAAGGCCGGGCCCTGCGCTACGGCGAGAACGACCACCAGAAGGCCATGTTCTTCCTGGAAAAGGACGCGCGGACCGGCAAGGAGCCAAATATCGGCTCGGCCCGCCAATTGCACGGTAAGGAACTCTCCTACAATAACCTGGTGGACGCCGATGCGGCCCTGGAGTCGGCCCGCGAACTGCATGCCGAGCCGGCGGTTACCATCATCAAGCATATGAATCCGTGCGGATACGCCACGGGAAAGACCCTGGCGGAAGCCTTCGAGGCCGCCTGGGAAGGCGATCCGGTTTCGGCATTCGGATCCGTGATCGCGGTAACGCGCACAGTCGATCTCGCCACCGCGGAAAAGCTGAAAGGCCGTTTCGTGGAACTCTTGATCGCCCCCGGCTTCGCCCCCGACGCCCTCGATTTCCTGCAGAAGAAAAGCAAGGACATCCGCTTGCTGGACATCGGCCGCCTGGAACCCGCCCACGATCGCAAGGTGTACAAGCATATCCTGGGCGGAATGCTGGTGCAGGATCGGGACGTGGAGCTGAACCGCAAGTGGGAGCAACCCACGAAGTCGAAGCTGCCCGAATCCATGCAGGCGCTGGCCCTCTTCACCTGGAAAGCCTGCAAGCACGTGAAGTCGAACGCCATCGTGATCGGCCACGAGTACGCGCCCGGCCGGTACACCCTGGTCGGCATGGGCCCCGGCCAGCCGAATCGGATCGATTCCAACCTGAAATTGTGCCAGCCGCGCGCCCGGGAAAACCTGAAGCGCGAAGCCGAACGCCTAGGCCGCGAGCCCGATGCTTACGTCAAGGAAGCCTTGGCCAAATGCGTCATGGCTTCCGATGCCTTCTTCCCTTTCGATGATAACGTGGTGGCCGCCCATGAAGGCGGGATCCTCCATATCGTGCAGCCGGGGGGATCCCTGCGCGACACGGACGTCATCGCTACCGCCGATCGTCTGGGCGTCTCCCTCACCTTCACGGGAACCCGGCATTTCCGCCACTAA
- a CDS encoding TatD family hydrolase translates to MRYIDTHCHMDSILAKLGMPDFPAFKARYLSPDFEACITISCDPDSIEAALALMEVPEVYGAFGIHPHDAKAYDYALEAKLCAALTHPKAVAWGEIGLDYHYDFSPREVQREAFARQIRKGVSLGKPLIIHTREAEADTLEILEREAPRDWRIHVHCFTSSPGMAERLLAHFPNLCLGLTGIVTFKNAQDLQAVARATPLDRLLLETDGPYLAPVPHRGQPAHPGHIPLIAAKIAELKGTSLDSVYAAARENTRKVYGI, encoded by the coding sequence ATGCGGTATATCGATACGCACTGCCATATGGACAGCATCTTGGCCAAGCTCGGAATGCCGGATTTCCCGGCTTTCAAGGCACGCTATCTGTCTCCCGATTTCGAAGCTTGCATTACCATTTCCTGCGATCCCGACTCCATCGAAGCCGCCTTGGCCCTTATGGAGGTCCCCGAAGTCTATGGCGCTTTCGGCATCCATCCCCATGACGCCAAGGCCTATGATTACGCCCTGGAAGCCAAGCTCTGCGCGGCCCTGACCCATCCTAAAGCGGTGGCATGGGGAGAAATCGGGCTGGATTACCACTACGACTTCTCCCCCCGGGAGGTACAGCGGGAGGCGTTCGCGCGCCAGATTAGAAAAGGGGTTTCCTTGGGCAAGCCGCTCATCATCCATACCCGCGAGGCCGAGGCGGATACCCTGGAAATCCTGGAACGGGAAGCCCCCCGGGACTGGCGCATCCACGTGCATTGCTTCACGTCTTCGCCGGGGATGGCGGAACGCTTGTTGGCCCACTTTCCGAACCTGTGCCTGGGGCTGACGGGCATCGTGACCTTTAAGAACGCGCAGGACCTGCAAGCGGTGGCGCGCGCGACCCCGTTGGATCGCCTTCTCCTCGAGACCGACGGGCCCTACCTGGCCCCCGTCCCCCATCGCGGTCAACCGGCCCACCCCGGGCACATTCCGCTCATCGCGGCCAAGATCGCCGAGTTGAAGGGAACGTCGTTGGATTCGGTATACGCGGCGGCCAGGGAGAATACCCGGAAGGTCTACGGGATCTGA
- a CDS encoding phosphoribosylaminoimidazolesuccinocarboxamide synthase has translation MNSPATAVPPPITEIPLFARGKVRDVYDLGDKLLMVATDRLSAFDVVLPTPIPGKGAILTQLSVFWFNYLGVPSHFLSADLKDLPPALARHHEYLRGRFMLVKKAKRFDVECVARGYLTGSGWKDYLATGKVCGHALPPGLKQSCRLDPPLFTPAAKNDIGHDENIDFARMEKMIGAEAAAELREKTLGIYARARAYALERGVILADTKFEFGVVDGKTILIDEVLTPDSSRFWPAAAYAEGREQDSFDKQYVREYLNSLPWKKTYPGPELPEEVVRNTRRKYLEAFKLLTGKDFE, from the coding sequence ATGAATTCCCCCGCCACGGCCGTTCCCCCGCCCATTACCGAAATCCCGCTGTTCGCGCGGGGCAAGGTCCGGGACGTTTACGATCTGGGCGATAAGCTGCTGATGGTGGCGACCGATCGGTTGTCCGCATTCGACGTGGTGCTCCCCACCCCCATTCCCGGCAAGGGCGCCATCCTCACCCAACTTTCGGTGTTCTGGTTCAATTACCTGGGCGTCCCCAGCCATTTCCTCTCTGCGGACCTGAAGGACTTGCCACCAGCCCTGGCGCGTCATCACGAATACCTGCGCGGGCGCTTCATGTTGGTGAAGAAGGCCAAGCGCTTCGACGTCGAATGCGTGGCCCGGGGATACCTGACCGGTTCCGGATGGAAGGATTACCTGGCCACCGGCAAGGTTTGCGGGCATGCCTTGCCGCCCGGCCTCAAGCAAAGCTGCCGCCTCGACCCGCCCCTCTTCACGCCCGCAGCCAAGAACGATATCGGGCATGACGAGAACATCGACTTCGCCAGGATGGAAAAGATGATCGGCGCGGAGGCCGCCGCCGAATTGCGGGAGAAGACCCTTGGCATCTATGCGCGCGCCAGGGCCTATGCCTTGGAGCGCGGAGTGATCTTGGCGGATACCAAGTTCGAATTCGGCGTGGTGGACGGGAAGACCATCCTCATCGACGAGGTGCTCACGCCCGACTCCTCCCGCTTCTGGCCCGCGGCCGCCTATGCCGAAGGGCGCGAGCAGGACAGCTTCGATAAGCAGTACGTACGCGAGTACCTCAATTCATTGCCGTGGAAGAAAACCTATCCCGGGCCCGAATTGCCCGAGGAGGTGGTCCGCAACACGCGCCGCAAGTACCTGGAAGCATTTAAGCTTCTGACCGGAAAGGATTTCGAGTGA
- the nadD gene encoding nicotinate (nicotinamide) nucleotide adenylyltransferase, giving the protein MNHCIFGGSFDPPHEGHRHLARAAGSAFSIDRLYWVPAQDPPHKAAPGTPFRHRLEMCRLAIAGMPGNEVSDIEGGLPKPSYSLNTIRALKARHHRPGDHWFFLIGADNWAIFPNWHKPEEVLKETGLIVYPRKGASIGALPAGVHALDLELLPESSSEIRAALDRGVSAEAAGVLPEIRGYIAEHGLYAAGRAH; this is encoded by the coding sequence GTGAACCATTGCATTTTCGGCGGTTCCTTCGATCCTCCCCACGAGGGCCATCGGCACCTGGCCCGCGCCGCCGGATCCGCTTTTTCGATTGACCGGCTCTACTGGGTTCCCGCGCAGGACCCTCCCCATAAGGCCGCCCCTGGCACCCCGTTCCGCCACCGATTGGAAATGTGCCGCCTCGCCATCGCCGGCATGCCCGGGAACGAGGTTTCCGACATCGAAGGTGGCCTGCCGAAGCCCAGCTATTCCCTGAACACCATCCGCGCCCTTAAGGCCCGTCACCACCGTCCCGGCGATCACTGGTTCTTCCTGATCGGCGCGGACAATTGGGCCATCTTCCCGAACTGGCACAAGCCGGAGGAAGTGCTGAAGGAAACCGGCTTGATCGTTTATCCCAGGAAGGGAGCCTCCATCGGCGCTTTGCCTGCCGGGGTGCACGCGCTCGATCTGGAACTCCTGCCGGAAAGCTCGAGCGAAATCCGCGCTGCGCTGGACCGTGGCGTATCGGCCGAGGCCGCGGGAGTGCTGCCGGAGATCCGCGGCTATATCGCCGAGCACGGTCTTTACGCCGCAGGAAGGGCCCACTAA
- the cysM gene encoding cysteine synthase CysM, producing MKPSTLLDLVGNTPMVELSRINPNPKVKIYAKLEGNNPGGSVKDRPARSMILKAMQRGTLKPGMKLIEPTSGNTGIALAMIAAVSGFEMHLVMPESATAERVKTMRAFGAVVHLTPADGGMEGTIDYARAKVAQGGFFMLDQFSNPDNPASHYETTGPEIWRDTEGQLTHFVSSMGTTGTIMGVSRYLKEKNPAIRIIGAQPTDGSSIPGIRRWPKEYLPKIYEKERVDEIMDVSQAAAEHMTRELSQKEGVFAGISSGGAVHCAIEAAKRLTSGVIVAIICDRGDRYLSGPVFA from the coding sequence ATGAAGCCGTCGACCTTGCTGGACCTGGTGGGGAACACCCCCATGGTCGAGCTTAGCCGCATCAATCCCAACCCCAAGGTTAAGATCTACGCCAAGCTGGAGGGCAACAATCCGGGCGGTTCGGTCAAGGATCGGCCGGCGCGTTCCATGATCCTCAAGGCCATGCAGCGGGGGACCTTGAAGCCGGGGATGAAGCTCATCGAGCCTACCAGCGGGAATACCGGCATCGCCCTGGCCATGATCGCGGCGGTTTCGGGCTTCGAGATGCATCTGGTGATGCCGGAAAGCGCGACCGCGGAACGGGTGAAGACCATGCGCGCCTTCGGGGCGGTGGTGCATTTGACCCCGGCGGACGGGGGCATGGAGGGGACCATCGATTACGCCCGCGCCAAGGTGGCCCAGGGCGGCTTCTTCATGCTCGACCAGTTTTCCAACCCCGACAATCCCGCCTCCCATTACGAAACCACCGGGCCCGAGATCTGGCGCGACACCGAAGGCCAACTGACCCATTTCGTTTCCAGCATGGGGACCACCGGGACCATCATGGGCGTGTCGCGCTATCTCAAGGAAAAGAACCCGGCCATCCGCATCATCGGCGCGCAACCCACCGACGGTTCCAGCATTCCCGGCATCCGTCGTTGGCCGAAGGAATACCTGCCGAAGATTTACGAGAAGGAACGCGTGGACGAGATCATGGACGTCAGCCAGGCCGCGGCCGAGCATATGACCCGGGAGCTCTCCCAAAAGGAAGGCGTTTTCGCGGGGATATCCTCCGGGGGCGCGGTCCATTGCGCTATCGAGGCCGCCAAGCGATTGACCTCCGGAGTCATCGTGGCCATCATCTGCGATCGCGGCGATCGCTATCTATCCGGGCCGGTATTCGCCTGA
- a CDS encoding NUDIX hydrolase yields the protein MTGGKGKNRAEHPREFAAALIFNAEGDMLLLRRAPYLVRWPGRWGLAGGGMEAGETPRQALRRELQEELGRDVRLRMVRGPETLKAIGGYGGWIHLWQALWVDGNISLSREHVEYAWVGREAYARLDIMPGVDYDLDHFGIWPQRERKP from the coding sequence ATGACAGGCGGGAAAGGCAAGAATAGGGCGGAACATCCCCGGGAATTCGCGGCGGCCCTCATCTTCAACGCCGAGGGAGACATGCTGTTGCTGCGTCGCGCTCCTTATCTCGTCCGCTGGCCGGGCCGTTGGGGCCTCGCCGGGGGAGGCATGGAGGCAGGCGAGACGCCGCGCCAAGCCTTGCGCCGCGAATTGCAGGAGGAACTCGGCCGCGACGTAAGGCTGCGCATGGTCCGCGGTCCGGAAACCCTCAAGGCCATCGGCGGGTACGGCGGCTGGATCCACCTTTGGCAAGCGCTCTGGGTGGACGGCAACATAAGCCTGAGCCGCGAGCATGTCGAATACGCATGGGTGGGACGGGAGGCCTACGCGCGGCTCGACATCATGCCCGGGGTGGACTATGATTTGGACCACTTCGGCATTTGGCCGCAGCGCGAGCGGAAGCCCTGA
- a CDS encoding DUF494 family protein codes for MRIDSDLNPQLQSMIFDSLLLHMKAERRRAPYAPSDAGSRHMHWDGLAKDLLKLGLSKTAADTLVSWVTVQAEQSRTSPAKIRILHPMEREFISVEAYGYLLELYRLGLIGPPQLEMLIENCAFLTSLPATRDQVAKMALRAFSENLEMQGLGSSH; via the coding sequence GTGCGCATCGATTCCGATCTCAATCCCCAGCTGCAATCGATGATCTTCGATTCGCTGCTGCTGCACATGAAGGCCGAACGGCGCCGCGCCCCGTACGCGCCTTCGGATGCGGGCTCGCGCCATATGCATTGGGACGGATTGGCCAAGGACCTGCTCAAGCTGGGCCTTAGCAAAACCGCGGCGGACACCCTGGTCTCCTGGGTTACCGTCCAAGCCGAACAAAGCCGCACCAGCCCCGCCAAGATCCGCATCCTGCATCCCATGGAACGCGAATTCATTTCCGTGGAAGCCTACGGGTATCTGTTGGAGCTCTATCGCTTGGGACTCATCGGGCCGCCCCAACTCGAAATGCTGATCGAGAATTGCGCCTTCCTCACTTCCCTCCCGGCCACCCGCGACCAGGTTGCGAAGATGGCGCTACGGGCCTTCTCCGAAAACCTCGAAATGCAAGGGCTGGGCAGCAGCCACTGA
- the miaA gene encoding tRNA (adenosine(37)-N6)-dimethylallyltransferase MiaA, giving the protein MRLLVITGPTATGKTALAAELAHRLGTSVVSVDSRQVYRGLDLGTGKDLEEYARFPVPYRLIDIADPRVAFSLFQYQEACYAALEELADAGKDVAVMAGGTGMYLEAVLRRFRIANVPENPGLRASLAPFSREELEVRLRAASPELAGRTDMTSRKRILRGLEIAAAPGEASFSREPRIDWDYRVFVTEMDRSSLRARIDGRLETRLRAGMIGEVEGLLAMGIPPARMDVLGMEYREIAAYLAGKKDHETMIADLRHEIHMLAKRQETWFRGMPKRGVPVESIPAGITAAEVLALWGRTSDRGKA; this is encoded by the coding sequence ATGAGGTTGCTGGTCATCACCGGCCCCACAGCCACGGGTAAGACCGCGCTGGCGGCGGAACTGGCCCATAGACTAGGCACCTCGGTGGTCTCGGTCGATTCCCGGCAGGTCTATCGCGGCTTGGATCTGGGGACAGGCAAAGACTTGGAAGAATACGCCCGCTTCCCCGTGCCTTATCGGTTGATCGACATTGCCGATCCCCGCGTGGCATTTAGTTTGTTTCAATACCAGGAGGCTTGCTATGCGGCCTTGGAGGAATTGGCCGATGCCGGTAAGGACGTGGCGGTGATGGCTGGCGGGACCGGGATGTACCTGGAGGCCGTCCTACGCCGCTTCCGCATTGCCAACGTCCCCGAGAATCCCGGCTTGCGGGCGTCCCTGGCGCCGTTCTCGCGTGAGGAACTGGAAGTGCGCCTCCGCGCTGCGTCACCTGAGTTAGCCGGCCGCACCGATATGACCAGCCGCAAGCGCATCCTGCGCGGATTGGAAATCGCCGCGGCGCCGGGGGAAGCCTCCTTCAGCCGCGAACCCCGCATCGACTGGGATTACCGCGTCTTCGTGACGGAAATGGACCGGTCCTCCCTGCGGGCCCGCATCGACGGCCGCCTGGAGACGCGTTTGCGCGCCGGTATGATCGGGGAAGTCGAAGGCTTGCTCGCCATGGGAATCCCGCCCGCCCGCATGGACGTGTTGGGGATGGAGTACCGGGAAATCGCCGCCTACCTGGCGGGGAAGAAGGATCATGAAACCATGATAGCCGACCTGCGCCATGAGATCCATATGCTGGCGAAGCGCCAGGAGACTTGGTTCCGGGGCATGCCGAAGCGCGGAGTGCCGGTGGAATCCATCCCCGCTGGGATCACGGCGGCGGAAGTCCTCGCGCTTTGGGGGCGGACAAGCGATAGGGGAAAGGCATGA
- a CDS encoding RidA family protein, whose product MDITARLTTLGLVLPPVPKPQGSYVPAVRSGNLVFVAGQLPIREGKLTCAGKVGRDVGLDEARAAARLCFLNALAALAYAADPAQVTRVVRLGGFVQSAEGFADQPQVLNGASELAKEIFGEAGAHARAAVGVSALPLNSAVELETVFEVAAETPGNERTMAEGTAVAD is encoded by the coding sequence ATGGATATCACCGCCCGCCTCACTACCCTGGGTCTCGTCCTCCCGCCCGTTCCCAAGCCGCAAGGATCTTATGTCCCCGCGGTCCGTAGCGGCAACCTCGTCTTCGTGGCCGGGCAATTGCCGATCCGCGAGGGCAAGCTTACCTGCGCCGGCAAGGTAGGGCGGGACGTGGGCCTGGATGAAGCCCGCGCCGCCGCGCGCCTCTGTTTCCTGAATGCCCTGGCCGCCCTCGCCTACGCGGCCGATCCGGCCCAGGTAACCCGCGTGGTACGTCTGGGCGGCTTCGTCCAAAGCGCGGAAGGATTCGCCGATCAGCCCCAGGTCCTCAACGGGGCCTCCGAACTGGCGAAGGAGATCTTCGGGGAAGCGGGGGCCCATGCCCGCGCGGCCGTGGGCGTGAGCGCCCTGCCGCTCAACTCGGCGGTAGAGTTGGAAACCGTCTTCGAAGTGGCTGCCGAGACCCCGGGCAACGAGAGAACGATGGCCGAGGGAACGGCGGTCGCGGATTGA